In Zonotrichia albicollis isolate bZonAlb1 chromosome 3, bZonAlb1.hap1, whole genome shotgun sequence, a single window of DNA contains:
- the KCNS3 gene encoding delayed-rectifier potassium channel regulatory subunit KCNS3 isoform X2: MVYGEFFRRPGKDAELINLNVGGFKQSVDQSTLLRFPHTRLGKLLKCHSEEAILELCDDYSVADKEYYFDRNPSLFRYVLNFYYTGKLHVMEELCVFSFCQEIEYWGINELFIDSCCSNRYQERKEEGPEKDWDQKSNDSMDSSNEESSIFDKELEKFDNLCFGEIRKKIWVRMENPAYCLSAKLIAVSSLSVVLASIVAMCIHSMPEFQRLDANDREIGDPVLEAVEITCIIWFTAELVIRLFTAPSQKKFWKKPLNIIDFVSIIPFYATLAVDTKEEESEDIENMGKVVQILRLMRIFRILKLARHSVGLRSLGATLRHSYQEVGLLLLFLSVGISIFSVLVYSVEKDDDSSELQSIPICWWWATISMTTVGYGDTYPVTLAGKLLGTLCIICGILVVALPITIIFNKFSKYYQKQKAIDRDQCNNDRKEKSNDLPYFNIRDIYAKKMHSFISSLSSVGIVVSDQESTDASSIQDMEDAYNTVSLENGTGK; the protein is encoded by the coding sequence ATGGTTTATGGTGAATTTTTCCGCAGACCTGGCAAAGACGCAGAACTTATCAATTTGAATGTGGGTGGCTTTAAGCAATCAGTGGATCAAAGCACCTTGCTCCGATTTCCCCATACCAGACTTGGAAAACTTCTCAAATGCCATTCAGAAGAGGCTATTCTAGAGCTGTGTGATGATTATAGTGTGGCAGACAAGGAATATTACTTTGACAGGAATCCTTCCTTGTTCCGATATGTTCTGAACTTCTACTATACGGGCAAACTTCACGTTATGGAAGAACTTTGTGTCTTTTCCTTCTGCCAGGAAATAGAGTACTGGGGGATAAATGAGCTGTTTATtgattcctgctgcagcaatCGGTACCAAGAACGGAAAGAGGAAGGTCCTGAAAAAGACTGGGATCAGAAGAGCAACGACAGTATGGACTCCTCCAATGAAGAGTCATCCATATTTGACAAAGAGCTAGAAAAGTTTGATAATCTGTGTTTTGGTGAAATAAGAAAGAAGATCTGGGTCAGGATGGAAAATCCTGCATACTGCTTGTCTGCCAAGCTAATTGCCGTGTCATCCCTGAGTGTTGTTCTGGCATCAATTGTAGCCATGTGCATTCATAGCATGCCAGAATTTCAAAGGCTGGATGCCAATGACAGGGAGATTGGAGACCCTGTGCTGGAAGCTGTGGAGATTACATGCATCATCTGGTTTACTGCTGAGCTAGTGATCAGGCTCTTCACTGCTCCAAGTCAGAAGAAGTTCTGGAAGAAACCACTGAACATCATTGATTTTGTCTCTATTATCCCATTTTATGCCACACTGGCTGTGGACACCAAGGAAGAAGAGAGTGAAGATATTGAGAACATGGGGAAGGTCGTTCAGATCCTGCGGTTAATGCGGATATTTCGCATCCTGAAGCTGGCCAGGCACTCTGTAGGACTACGGTCTTTGGGCGCCACTTTGAGACACAGCTACCAAGAAGTTGGActtctgcttttgtttctgtCAGTTGGGATTTCTATCTTTTCAGTGCTTGTCTACTCAGTGGAGAAAGATGATGACTcatcagagctgcagagcatccCTATTTGCTGGTGGTGGGCAACCATCAGCATGACCACTGTTGGTTATGGGGACACTTACCCGGTCACGCTTGCTGGAAAGCTGCTCGGCACCCTCTGCATCATCTGTGGGATTCTGGTGGTAGCACTTCCAATCACCATTATTTTCAATAAGTTTTCTAAGTACTaccaaaagcaaaaagctatTGATAGAGACCAGTGCAACAATGATCGCAAAGAGAAAAGCAATGACCTACCCTATTTTAACATTAGGGATATTTATGCAAAAAAGATGCACTCCTTCATTTCTAGCCTTTCTTCAGTAGGAATTGTAGTCAGCGACCAAGAGTCAACAGATGCCTCCAGTATTCAAGATATGGAGGATGCTTATAACACAGTATCTTTAGAGAATGGTACAGGAAAATGA